In Streptomyces sp. 71268, the DNA window GTTCGGCGGCGGCGTCCACGACATGTTCGCAGTTGTCCAGGACGAGCAGGGCGCGGCGGTCGCGCAGGGCGGCGGCGAGGCGGTACGGCGGGGCGGGGGTGTGGGTGCCGCGCGGCGCCAGCGCGGCATCGTCCCGGATGCCGACGGCGGCGGCGACCGCCTGCGCCAGGTCATCGGCGGTCGCGGCGCGGAGGCCGGCGAACTCGACGAGCCAGACGCCGTCGGGGAACCGCTCGGCATCGCCCGCCACCTCCCTCGCCGCGGCCACGGCCAGCCGCGTCTTGCCCACGCCGCCCGGCCCGGTGAGGGTCACCAGGCGCGCGGCGTCGAGGAGCCGCCCGACCTCGGCGAGGTCCTGCCCGCGACCGATCAGGGAGGTCAGGGGCGCGGGCAACCGTGCACCGGGGCCCGCGAGGGGCGGTGCGACCGCCTCGGCGGGCGAGCCCTCGGCCGAGCTTTCGGCCGGGCGGGTCGGTTCGCGCTGATACGGCGCGGACGCGGGTTGTGGGGCAGGCGGGGTCGCCGGTGGGGCGGACGGGGCGGCGGGGCCCGGTGGCGACGGGGTGGGGAGGAGGCGCGGGTCCTGCCGGAGCACCGCCTGGTGCAGTTCGCTGAGTTCGGGGCTCGGATCGACCCCCAACTCCTCCGCGAGACGGACCCGCAACTCCTCGTACGAGGCGAGCGCCTCGCTCTGCCGCCCCGCCCCGTACAGGGCCCGCATCTGGAGGGCGCGCATGCGCTCGCGCAGCGGGTGCCGCACCACGAGGTCGGTGAGTTCGCCGGCGACGGCCGCGTGGTCCCCCACGGCCAGTCGCGCCCGCGCCCGCTCCTCCAGCGCGGACAGCCGCTGCTCCGTCAGGCGCCGCGCGGCGGGGCGTACGAACTCCTCGTCGGCGAAGTCCGCGTAGGCGGGCCCCCGCCAGAGGGCGAGCGCCTCGGCGAACCGCGCGGCGCGCGCGCCGGGTTCGCGTACCTGGCGGGCCTCGGCGACCAGGGCCTCGAACCGGGCGGCGTCCACCTCGTCGGCGGCACCGGCGGCGCCGGCAGGGCCATCAGGTTCGCGCAGCCGCAGCCCGTAACCGGGCGGTTGCCGCACCACCCGGTCCCGGCCGATGACCCGGCGCAACTGGGAGACCCGGGACTGCAGGGCGCCCGTCGGCCTGCTCGGCGGCTGGTCGCCCCACAGGTCGTGGATGAGGCGATCCGTCGCGACCGGACCCCCGTCGTGCGCGAGCAGGTCCGCGAGCAGCGCCCGGACCTTCACCTCGGGGACCGTGACCGCCTTCCCCGCCTCGTCCCACACCACCAGTGGCCCCAGCACCCCAAACCGCATGCGCGTCACTGTATAGCCGCGTCTGGGCGGCGGTTCCTGAGCGGTACGGGGCCACGGGGCGGCAGTACGGGGCGGGGCGGCGTGGCCCCGTCTGTGCGGTACGGGGCACGGGGCGGCTCCGCCGGAGGGACGGGGCACGGGGCACGGGGCACGGGGCACGGGGCGAGCGTGGGGCGGCTCGTGGGTGTGGGGGCCGCAGCCGATCCGAAGGTTTTCCGAAGCGACCCCGTGCACAGTCCTTCTCGCCGGGACACACCGCACACCCGGCGCGGACGACGGGTGCGGGACGGGAGTGGCACGCATGACCAGGTACGCGGGGACCGAGGCCGTGATCGTCGGCGCGGCGAGCGACATCGGGCTGGCCATCGCCAAGCGCCTCGTGGAGGGCGGCGCCCGGGTCCTGCTGACCGCCGGTACGCCACGGGAGCACGCCCGGCTGCGCCGCGAACTGGGCCCCGCCGCCGACGTGGTGGCCCCCGGCGCGCTCGGCGCCCGACTCGCCGCCGCCGGCGGTGTGGACCTGGTGTTCGCCGACGCCGTAGCGGCCGTACGTTCCCTGGCCCCGTACCTGCGGGACGGCGGCGCGGTGGTGCTCACCGTTCCCGCCCCACCCACCGCCGCTCCGTGCCCCGTTGCTCCGTCCCCCACCGCTGCTCCGTGCCTCGCTCCCCTCCGCCCCGCCGCCGCGCACGCGCTCGCCGCCGAACTGGCCACCCGCGGCATCCGCGTCAACGCGGTGACCGCGAGCTGTATCGCGGCGCCGAGCGCCGCCGCCGTGCCCCTCCCGCCCCTGGGTCGGCTGGGCGCCGCCGAGGAGGTGGCCCGCGCCGCGCTCTTCCTGGCGACGGAGGCGACCTTCACCACGGGTGCGCGGCTCCCCGTCGACGGCGGCCTCGGCCACGCGTGACCCGCGCGGCGCCGCCACACGGCCCCGTACCCGGCACTCCACGCCCCGTGCTCCACGGCCCCGTGCCCGTGCTGCGTACGCCGCGCCCCGCGCGCAGCCTCCGACCCACCATCGCCACCCACCACCCGCCACTCACCACCCACACCAACCCAGACACACAGTCCCGGCCCCGTGCGGCCCGGCCGCCGAGCCACGCATCTCACCAGAACCGGAGTACCTCGCATGAGCACCGCATCAGACACCGCGCTCGGTCCCCCCGCCGGCCCCGGCCCCGACGCCGGGGGTGGCGCGCGGGGCGGCGGGCAGGATCGGCAGCGGCTCCCGCTGTTCGCCCTGCTCGCGCTGGCCACCGCCGTCTTCGTCACCAGCCTCACCGAGACGCTCCCGGCCGGCCTGTTGCCCGCGATGAGCCACGACCTCCGGGTCAGCGAGTCCGCAGCCGGGCAGACGGTGACCATCTACGCGATCGGCACCGCCCTGACGGCCATCCCGCTGACCGCTGCCACGGCGGGCTGGCGCCGCAAGCGGCTGCTGTTGGCCGCCATGGCCGGCTTCGCGCTGGCCAACACCGTCACCGCCGTGTCGTCCCACTACGGGCTGACGATGGCGGCGCGGTTCGTCGCCGGTGTCGCGGCCGGCCTGGCCTGGGCGTTGCTCGCGGGGTACGCGCGGCGTATGGCGCCCGCTCACCTCCAGGGCAAGGCGATCGCCATCGCCATGGCGGGCATCCCGCTCGCGCTCTCGCTCGGCGTGCCCGCCGGGACCTTCCTCGGCAAGGTGACCGACTGGCGGGTGGCGTTCCTCGCCATGACGGCGCTGACGGTGGTGTTGCTGGTGTGGATCGTCGCGGCGGTACCGGACCACCCCGGGCAGGGGCGTGGCGAGCGGCCGAGGATGCTGCGGGCGCTGCGCGTACCGGGCGTGGCCCCGGTCCTGTTCGTCACGCTCGTCTTCGTCCTGGCCCACACCATCCTGTACGCGTACATCGCCCCGTACCTCGACGACCTGGGCCTGGGCGACAGCACCGACATGGTTCTCCTCGTCTTCGGCGTCGCGTCGCTGGCCAGCATCTGGGTCGTCGGCGCGCAGATCCACCACCGACTGCGCGTCCTGACCATCGCCAGCACCCTGCTGGTCGCGGTGGGTGCCGCGCTGTTGGCCGTCCTCTCCGACCACGCCGCCCTCGTCTACGTCGCCGCCGTCCTGTGGGGCCTGGGCTGGGGCGGGGTGCCCACCCTGTTGCAGACCGCCGCCGCCGACGCCGGTGGGAAGGCCGCCGACGCCGCGCAGGCCATGCTCGTCACGCTCTGGAACGGCGCCATGGCGGGCGGCGGCGTACTCGGTGGCCTCCTGCTCGACGGGTTCGGCAGCGACTCGTTCCCGTGGGCCGTCCTGCTGCTCCTCGTCCCGGTGCTCGCGGTCGTCCTCGCCGCGCGCCGGCACGGCTTCCCGGGCAGTCGGCCCACGGGCTGACCCGGCGCGCGGCGACGCCAACGGGCCACCGTGTGCAGCGGCCAGGGGGCAGTGACCCCGCTGCTTCCCCGGCTCCCCGGCACTCGGCCCCCGGTCTCCGGTCCCCGGTCCCGGTCCCCGGTCCCGTGCGAACGGGGCCGGGTCCGGCCGCGTTTCGCCACCGGGACTCGGGCCCTGTACCCGCCCCGCCCCCTTCTCCTTACTTTCCGCGGAAAACTCCGAGCCGAAATCGCGGCGCCAGGTACCGGGACCAGATACCAACACCGGATATCCGCCGTGCCAACCGCCTCGAAAAGTGCGTGGAAAAGGCGCTAGGGGTATAGAGAACGGCATTTCCCGAAAGCACCTCGACAGCCCTTTCGTGAGCGGACCGCCACCATTGGCGGGCCACGTGCCAAGGCGAGTCCCGGAAAGGTCGTGGACCCGAATGCGGAGGCCGGGAGTTCGAGGGCTCGGAAGAAGGAGCGCGGGAGTTCGCGCTCGGGCGACCACCGCAGGTGAGAGGCGGACCGACCGACGCCCCCGACGGTCGCGGCTCGCCCGCGTGCGGGTGCGCGCCGCCGCGGAAAGCGAGCGTCCGTTCATGGCACAGGGGGGGGCGCCAACTCCGCGTTGTTCACGCGCGGCAGGCGGCTTTGCTCACCATGTGGACCACAGTTCGCCCCGGCGCCGGCGGGCGCTCCCCGGCTTCCCGCCCGCCTCGGCCCGCGCTCCGGGGCGCATTCCGATCGCGGAGACGATCACCGACCGCGCCCGACCACCTCGCGGACCTCGCCGGTGCCGCCGCCTCCGTGGCACGTCAGCCCGATGGTGCGGGGCGGTGGCCGTCGGGTGAGCCGGGCGACACCGGCTCCCGTTCGCGGCCCTTGCGGGTCTGGCCATAAGTAGCCGACGCGCGCACGGCGGCCGATATGTCAAGCCGGTGGCGATCAGTTCGATTGTGAAGCTTCACCATCGAGTCGATATGTCCACTTCGGCCGGGCATCCGCATGATAATCTGCTTAAGCGGTCGCGTATTCGGTGACGTGTCGGGAATTCTCACGGCAGAGTCATTGACATGCGGGGCGCGTGGACGACGTCTGATGCATGGGCACGTTGACGGATCGACGAACCGCCCAGGGTCGGGGGGAAGGCTTATCTGGCATGCAGCGCAACGACGATCGATCATCCCCATTCCCGGATTGAGCGGTATCGCTGGCAGCAGTTCGCCGGCGAGCGAGAACCGCACGGACGCTCGCAAGGTGTTCCACGGAATCCATGGAAATCCCGCGGAGGATGTTTCTGTGCACCGAAACGGCAAGCACGAGAGTCGACTCACGCACAAGGCGACGACGGCGTACGAGATCGCCCGACACCCCGTCGCCTAGGGTCGCCCCTCTTCCGGGAAACGCACGCCGACATCACATCGCCCGCCCCCTCCGGCGTCGTGCTCCACGCGCCGCCGGGACCGACCTTCGCCCCGTTCGCACGCACGGTCAGCGGCTGACGGTGGAACACGGGGTTGCCCTCGATCACCAGCCCCCGGGACCCGACGAGTTCACGGCTCGTCACCGGGCACCTGGGCGCGGAGTTCCCTCGGCAGCCTCGCCGCCCCGGCCGCCTCGCACATTCCGAACCCCAGCAGAAAAGGTGTTGATGTGTCGCACAGCGGTGTCATGGACGAAGCAACCGAACTGCAACCGTTCGGGATTGTCCTCAACAAGCACGAGAGCGGCGCGGACCTGCGGTCCCTTCCGGTCGCGGAGCTCGACGAACTGACGCGGAAGCACCGGGTCGTCGTGTTGCGCGGCCTGGAGATGCTCCCGAAGGAGGAGCTCGTCGAGTACTGCCGCGAGTGGGGCAAGATCCTGGAATGGGATTTCGGCCCGGTGCTCGACCTCGAAATCAGGGATGAGCCGCAGAACTACCTCTTCGCCAAGGGCGACGTGCCCTTCCACTGGGACGGCGCGTTCGCCTCCGCCGTGCCGCGGTTCTTCCTCTTCCAGTGCATCACGGCGCCGCCCGCCGGTGGCGGCGGCGAGACCGTCTTCTCCGACACGGTCAGGGTCCTGCGGGAGGCAAGCCCCGAGGACGTCGCGCTCTGGGAGAAGATGGAGATCACGTACCGGACGGACAAGGTCGAGCACTACGGCGGCCTGGTCACCACGCCGCTCCTCGGCGAGCACCCGGCAAGCGGCGAGCGCACCATTCGCTATGCCGAGCCGCTCGACCCGGAGCGTTATCTGAACCCGCTCTTCCTCGACGTGCAGGGCGTTCCGGCCGACCAGGGCAAGGCGGCCCTGGAAGACCTCAGCACGCGTCTGCACGACCCGGCTGTCTGCTATGCGCACGAATGGCGCGACAACGATATCGTGATCGTGGACAACCACGCGTTGCTGCACGGCCGCAACGCTTTCCACGGGGATTCCACGCGCCATCTGCAGCGGATTCAGATTCTCTGAGCCGGCAAGTGGGTTAGCACCAGCGCGGTCGCACTTCCGTATTTCCGCACTTCCGCACCTTTGCACTTCTGCACTTCTGCACTTTCGCAACGGGGGAACCATGATCGAAATCTTTGACGACGTCTCGTACGAGCCCGGGCAGTTTTACGCGGACCTCCAGAACCTGGCCGACAAGAGGTCCGTTCCGTTCGACGGCGCCATGGTGCGCAAGAGTCTCGACGTTTTCGCGAAGGAAATTGACCGTTCCGTCGTCCAGACGAAGACCACGACCAAGCCGGGAGACGGTCTCTACTACCGTTTCTTCTACAAGTGGGAAAACGATCTGGTCGACATCGCGCGTCGAAACGACCTGCTGCGGCGTGGCACCGAACCGATCGACCGGCTCCAGCGCGAGGTGCTCGACACGTTCAGCAATGCCACACAGGCTGGACTGGATTTCGAAGCGGGGCGCGGCCTGGCAAAGGTGTGGACGTTCACGGGAGTGCGACCGATCGAGGACCTCTTCGGGCTCTCGGCGATACCCGAGTCGGTTCCCGCGCACGCCGAGTTCTTCGCCCGGCACGGTCTGCGCAGGGCGTTCTTCGTCGCCTCCGACTTCCACGGTGAGACGATGAACCTCTATCCCGTCATCGAGCCCGAGTGCAGGAACGCGGAATGGCTGCGCAAGCTCGTGGACGAGACCAGCGGATCGCTCGCCGACGCGCCGGACTACGGCAAGATGATGGGCTCCCTGGCCAGGACGGGATGCCTGGGCA includes these proteins:
- a CDS encoding MFS transporter codes for the protein MSTASDTALGPPAGPGPDAGGGARGGGQDRQRLPLFALLALATAVFVTSLTETLPAGLLPAMSHDLRVSESAAGQTVTIYAIGTALTAIPLTAATAGWRRKRLLLAAMAGFALANTVTAVSSHYGLTMAARFVAGVAAGLAWALLAGYARRMAPAHLQGKAIAIAMAGIPLALSLGVPAGTFLGKVTDWRVAFLAMTALTVVLLVWIVAAVPDHPGQGRGERPRMLRALRVPGVAPVLFVTLVFVLAHTILYAYIAPYLDDLGLGDSTDMVLLVFGVASLASIWVVGAQIHHRLRVLTIASTLLVAVGAALLAVLSDHAALVYVAAVLWGLGWGGVPTLLQTAAADAGGKAADAAQAMLVTLWNGAMAGGGVLGGLLLDGFGSDSFPWAVLLLLVPVLAVVLAARRHGFPGSRPTG
- a CDS encoding SDR family oxidoreductase, which gives rise to MTRYAGTEAVIVGAASDIGLAIAKRLVEGGARVLLTAGTPREHARLRRELGPAADVVAPGALGARLAAAGGVDLVFADAVAAVRSLAPYLRDGGAVVLTVPAPPTAAPCPVAPSPTAAPCLAPLRPAAAHALAAELATRGIRVNAVTASCIAAPSAAAVPLPPLGRLGAAEEVARAALFLATEATFTTGARLPVDGGLGHA
- a CDS encoding aromatic prenyltransferase; this translates as MIEIFDDVSYEPGQFYADLQNLADKRSVPFDGAMVRKSLDVFAKEIDRSVVQTKTTTKPGDGLYYRFFYKWENDLVDIARRNDLLRRGTEPIDRLQREVLDTFSNATQAGLDFEAGRGLAKVWTFTGVRPIEDLFGLSAIPESVPAHAEFFARHGLRRAFFVASDFHGETMNLYPVIEPECRNAEWLRKLVDETSGSLADAPDYGKMMGSLARTGCLGMTFSWRSPELHRWALYSLNAPTGDGSELLPALPGTLAEFDDQAPTLNADPQRNVAWSFGKAGFYTKLEKSYAKDANYFLTTEMGCDLSR
- a CDS encoding TauD/TfdA family dioxygenase; protein product: MDEATELQPFGIVLNKHESGADLRSLPVAELDELTRKHRVVVLRGLEMLPKEELVEYCREWGKILEWDFGPVLDLEIRDEPQNYLFAKGDVPFHWDGAFASAVPRFFLFQCITAPPAGGGGETVFSDTVRVLREASPEDVALWEKMEITYRTDKVEHYGGLVTTPLLGEHPASGERTIRYAEPLDPERYLNPLFLDVQGVPADQGKAALEDLSTRLHDPAVCYAHEWRDNDIVIVDNHALLHGRNAFHGDSTRHLQRIQIL